The sequence below is a genomic window from bacterium.
ATGGAACTGGACGGCCGGTCGCTGAGCGGCTGCGGCGTGATCCTCCACTGACGACGCTCAGCGCACCCGCTCCCCGCCCACGAACAGCGCCGACGGCTTCGCCGACAGCCACCGCACCGGGTCGCCCCCGCGCGGGTCGCGGTCCAGCACCGTGCAGTCGAAGAGCAGCCCCGGGCGCAACACGCCCAGGTCGCCCTCTCTCCCCACCGCGAACGCCGCCTCGGCCGTGAAGCCGC
It includes:
- a CDS encoding amidohydrolase family protein; the encoded protein is AYAWRTFLDHGVRLPLGSDAPVEDWNPLPGVYAAITRQEPDGDPAGGWHPEQILTLDEALRGFTAEAAFAVGREGDLGVLRPGLLFDCTVLDRDPRGGDPVRWLSAKPSALFVGGERVR